In Prunus dulcis chromosome 1, ALMONDv2, whole genome shotgun sequence, the following are encoded in one genomic region:
- the LOC117616834 gene encoding uncharacterized protein LOC117616834 gives MGVEAEELENKQGENPRSMTKAQFLAWKRQKDDDASARRAEAARKRAEDIASGTVQLNGRELFVHEPWVFDNTLY, from the exons atgggagTAGAAGCGGAAGAGCTAGAAAATAAGCAAGGCGAGAACCCGAGGTCCATGACGAAGGCCCAGTTCCTCGCCTGGAAACGCCagaag GATGATGATGCATCTGCCAGAAGAGCTGAAGCAGCAAGGAAACGTGCAGAGGACATAGCTTCAGGAACAGTGCAACTGAATGGCCGAGAGCTTTTCGTGCATGAACCTTGGGTTTTTGATAACACTCTTTATTGA